In one Balaenoptera ricei isolate mBalRic1 chromosome 20, mBalRic1.hap2, whole genome shotgun sequence genomic region, the following are encoded:
- the DCAKD gene encoding dephospho-CoA kinase domain-containing protein yields the protein MFLVGLTGGIASGKSSVIQVFQQLGCAVIDVDVIARHVVQPGYPAHRRIVEAFGTEVLLENGDIDRKVLGDLIFNQPDRRHLLNSITHPEICKEMVKETFKFFLRGYRYVILDIPLLFETKKLLKYMKHTVVVYCDRDTQLARLMQRNNLNRDDAEARIKAQLPLKDKARMARHVLDNSGEWSVTKRQVVLLHAELERSLEYLPLRLGVLTGLAGIASLLYLLTHYLLSSP from the exons ATGTTCCTGGTAGGCCTGACAGGGGGCATTGCCTCAGGCAAGAGCTCGGTGATCCAGGTGTTCCAGCAGCTGGGTTGTGCGGTGATTGATGTGGACGTCATTGCCCGGCATG TCGTCCAGCCAGGATACCCCGCCCACCGGCGTATCGTGGAGGCCTTCGGCACTGAGGTCTTGCTGGAGAATGGCGACATCGATCGAAAGGTCCTGGGGGACCTGATCTTTAACCAGCCCGACCGGCGGCACCTGCTCAACTCCATCACCCACCCCGAGATCTGCAAGGAAATGGTGAAGGAGACCTTCAAGTTCTTCCTCCGGG GATACCGCTACGTGATTCTGGATATCCCCCTGCTGTTTGAGACCAAGAAACTGCTCAAGTACATGAAGCACACAGTGGTGGTATACTG TGACCGAGACACGCAGCTGGCCCGGCTGATGCAGCGGAACAACCTGAACCGCGACGACGCAGAGGCCCGGATCAAGGCCCAGCTGCCCCTGAAGGACAAGGCCCGCATGGCCCGCCACGTTCTAGACAACTCAGGCGAGTGGAGTGTCACCAAACGCCAGGTGGTCCTCCTGCACGCCGAGCTGGAGCGCTCCCTGGAGTACCTGCCACTGCGGCTCGGGGTCCTCACGGGGCTGGCCGGCATCGCCAGTCTCCTCTACCTGCTCACCCACTACCTCCTGTCTTCCCCCTAG